From Micromonospora sp. NBC_01699, a single genomic window includes:
- the uvrA gene encoding excinuclease ABC subunit UvrA codes for MADRMIIRGAREHNLRDVSLDLPRDAMIVFTGLSGSGKSSLAFDTIFAEGQRRYVESLSSYARQFLGQMDKPDVDFIEGLSPAVSIDQKSTSRNPRSTVGTITEVYDYLRLLYARVGEPHCPVCGERISKQSPQQIVDRVLAMKEGTKFMVLAPVIRGRKGEYLDLFAELQGKGYARARVDGTVYPLTEFIGEAPATKLKKQEKHTIEVVVDRLAVKGSAKQRLTDSVESALGLSGGLVLLDFVDLAEDDPDRERRYSEHLACPNDHPLAIEDLEPRVFSFNAPYGACPECTGLGTKKEVDPELLVPDPERTLRQGAIQPWASGQTLEYFLHLLEALGESEHFDLDTPWRKLPSRAQKTILHGTGDQVHVRYRNKYGRERSYYTGFEGVVQWIERRHTDTESDWSRDKYEGYMRDVPCAACGGARLKPEVLAVTLGGRSIAEICALSVGECADLLAVLTLTDRQKMIAERVLKEINARLRFLVDVGLDYLSLDRPAGTLSGGEAQRIRLATQIGSGLVGVLYVLDEPSIGLHQRDNHRLIETLVRLKNLGNTLIVVEHDEDTIRVADWIVDIGPGAGEHGGRIVHSGSVQDLFDNPESITGAYLSGRRKIPTPKQRRPQTPDRELVVHGAREHNLRNLTVPFPLGQLTAVTGVSGSGKSTLVNDILYAVLANQINGARMVPGRHTRVSGLEHVDKVVGVDQSPIGRTPRSNPATYTGVWDHVRKLFAETTEAKVRGYGPGRFSFNVKGGRCEACSGDGTIKIEMNFLPDVYVPCEVCKGARYNRETLEVHYKGRTVADILQMPIEEAADFFSAIPAIHRHLKTLVDVGLGYVRLGQSAPTLSGGEAQRVKLASELQKRSTGRTVYVLDEPTTGLHFEDIRKLLGVLESLVDKGNTVIVIEHNLDVIKTADWLIDMGPEGGHRGGLVLATGSPEELAEVPTSHTGQFLRPVLGLKGAAKGSDAATARADRANGSAAKPKAAAAKTAAAKTTAAKTGAAAGKTTAAKTGTPTARGRRAASAV; via the coding sequence GTGGCCGACCGCATGATCATCCGCGGCGCGCGCGAGCACAACCTGCGTGACGTCAGTCTCGACCTGCCGCGGGACGCAATGATCGTCTTTACCGGGCTCTCCGGCTCGGGCAAGTCGAGCCTGGCCTTCGACACGATCTTCGCCGAGGGCCAGCGGCGCTACGTGGAGTCGCTGTCGTCGTACGCCCGGCAGTTCCTCGGCCAGATGGATAAACCGGACGTCGACTTCATCGAGGGGCTCAGCCCGGCGGTGTCGATCGACCAGAAGTCCACCTCGCGCAACCCCCGGTCGACCGTGGGCACGATCACCGAGGTCTACGACTACCTGCGCCTGCTCTACGCCCGCGTCGGCGAACCGCACTGCCCGGTCTGCGGCGAACGGATCTCCAAGCAGAGCCCGCAGCAGATCGTCGACCGGGTGCTCGCCATGAAGGAGGGCACCAAGTTCATGGTGCTCGCCCCGGTGATCCGCGGCCGAAAGGGCGAGTATCTCGACCTCTTCGCCGAACTCCAGGGCAAGGGGTACGCGCGAGCCCGGGTCGACGGCACCGTCTACCCGCTCACCGAGTTCATCGGCGAGGCACCGGCGACCAAGCTGAAGAAGCAGGAGAAGCACACCATCGAGGTGGTGGTCGACCGGCTCGCCGTCAAGGGCTCGGCCAAGCAGCGGCTGACCGACTCGGTGGAGTCCGCGCTGGGGCTCTCCGGCGGGCTGGTCCTGCTCGACTTCGTCGACCTGGCCGAGGACGACCCGGACCGGGAGCGGCGCTACTCCGAGCACCTGGCCTGCCCCAACGACCACCCGCTCGCGATCGAGGACCTGGAACCTCGGGTCTTCTCCTTCAACGCCCCGTACGGCGCCTGCCCCGAGTGCACCGGTCTGGGCACGAAGAAGGAGGTCGACCCGGAGCTGCTGGTGCCGGATCCGGAGCGGACCCTGCGCCAGGGCGCGATCCAGCCCTGGGCCTCCGGCCAGACGCTCGAATACTTCCTGCACCTGCTGGAGGCGCTGGGCGAGTCGGAGCACTTCGACCTCGACACCCCGTGGCGCAAGCTGCCCTCGCGGGCGCAGAAGACGATCCTGCACGGCACCGGTGACCAGGTGCACGTGCGTTACCGCAACAAGTACGGCCGCGAGCGCTCCTACTACACCGGCTTCGAGGGTGTGGTGCAGTGGATCGAGCGTCGGCACACCGACACCGAGTCGGACTGGTCCCGGGACAAGTACGAGGGCTACATGCGCGACGTGCCCTGTGCCGCCTGCGGTGGCGCCCGGCTGAAGCCGGAGGTGCTCGCGGTCACCCTGGGCGGCCGGAGCATCGCCGAGATCTGCGCCCTGTCGGTGGGCGAGTGCGCCGACCTGCTGGCCGTACTGACGTTGACCGACCGGCAGAAGATGATCGCCGAGCGGGTGCTCAAGGAGATCAACGCCCGGCTGCGCTTCCTGGTCGACGTCGGGCTGGACTACCTCTCCCTGGACCGCCCGGCCGGCACCCTCTCCGGCGGCGAGGCGCAGCGCATCCGGCTGGCCACCCAGATCGGCTCCGGCCTGGTCGGCGTGCTGTACGTGCTGGACGAGCCGTCGATCGGCCTGCACCAGCGGGACAACCACCGGCTGATCGAGACCCTGGTCCGGCTGAAGAACCTGGGCAACACGCTGATCGTGGTCGAGCACGACGAGGACACCATCCGGGTCGCCGACTGGATCGTCGACATCGGGCCGGGCGCGGGCGAGCACGGCGGCCGGATCGTGCACAGCGGGTCCGTGCAGGACCTGTTCGACAACCCCGAGTCGATCACCGGCGCCTACCTCTCCGGTCGGCGGAAGATCCCCACCCCGAAGCAGCGCCGGCCGCAGACACCCGATCGGGAACTGGTCGTACACGGCGCCCGTGAGCACAACCTGCGCAACCTGACCGTGCCGTTCCCGCTCGGTCAGCTCACCGCCGTCACCGGGGTCAGCGGCTCGGGCAAGTCGACCCTGGTCAACGACATCCTGTACGCGGTACTGGCGAACCAGATCAACGGGGCCAGGATGGTGCCGGGCCGGCACACCCGGGTCTCCGGGCTGGAGCACGTGGACAAGGTCGTCGGGGTGGACCAGTCGCCGATCGGCCGTACGCCCCGGTCGAACCCGGCGACGTACACCGGGGTCTGGGACCACGTCCGCAAGCTGTTCGCCGAGACCACCGAGGCGAAGGTGCGCGGCTACGGTCCGGGCCGGTTCTCGTTCAACGTCAAGGGCGGGCGCTGCGAGGCGTGCAGCGGCGACGGCACGATCAAGATCGAGATGAACTTCCTGCCGGACGTCTACGTGCCGTGCGAGGTCTGCAAGGGGGCCAGGTACAACCGGGAGACCCTGGAGGTGCACTACAAGGGACGTACCGTCGCCGACATCCTCCAGATGCCGATCGAGGAGGCGGCCGACTTCTTCTCGGCCATCCCGGCGATCCACCGGCACCTGAAGACGCTGGTCGACGTCGGGCTCGGTTACGTCCGGCTGGGCCAGTCGGCGCCGACCCTGTCCGGTGGCGAGGCGCAGCGCGTCAAGCTCGCCTCCGAGCTGCAAAAACGCTCCACCGGGCGGACCGTTTACGTGCTCGACGAGCCGACCACCGGCCTACACTTCGAGGACATCCGCAAGCTGCTCGGCGTACTGGAGAGCCTGGTCGACAAGGGCAACACGGTGATCGTGATCGAACACAACCTGGACGTGATCAAGACCGCCGACTGGTTGATCGACATGGGCCCGGAGGGTGGCCACCGGGGCGGCCTGGTGCTCGCCACCGGCTCCCCGGAGGAGTTGGCCGAGGTGCCGACGAGTCACACCGGTCAGTTCCTGCGTCCGGTGCTCGGGCTCAAGGGGGCGGCGAAGGGCTCGGACGCGGCGACCGCGCGGGCGGACCGGGCCAACGGTTCCGCCGCGAAGCCGAAGGCGGCGGCCGCCAAGACGGCGGCGGCGAAGACCACGGCGGCGAAGACCGGCGCGGCCGCGGGCAAGACCACCGCCGCCAAGACCGGTACGCCGACGGCTCGCGGGCGGCGGGCCGCGTCCGCCGTCTGA
- the rsgA gene encoding ribosome small subunit-dependent GTPase A, with protein MRFDLASLGWDAALGSAYSRHDLRPGRVVRVDRGVCVVLCADGTYRASLAGAILAGAAADPARLPCAGDWVLVRVWPDDRVTAEVVLPRRTAIVRRTAGKAATGQVLAANLDAAAVVEPMHPTPDMARIERMLALAWASGAEPLVVLTKCDLVPDPAAVAAQVAEVAPGVPVLAVSAQTGAGLAQLRPRVAAGLTLALLGPSGAGKSTLVNALAGAPVMVTQGIRGVDGKGRHTTTYRALIPIPGGGAVLDTPGIRAVGLLDAAGGLDHAFVDVAELAAACRFDDCAHRVEPGCAVRAALEDGGLSPRRWESWCKLQREVAFETRRRDARLAAEARGGRRRGRTDRRIRP; from the coding sequence ATGAGGTTCGATCTCGCGTCCCTGGGCTGGGACGCCGCGCTGGGCAGCGCGTATTCCAGGCACGACCTGCGTCCGGGCCGGGTGGTCCGGGTGGATCGCGGGGTGTGCGTCGTACTCTGCGCCGACGGGACGTACCGGGCCAGTCTGGCCGGGGCGATCCTGGCCGGTGCCGCCGCCGATCCGGCCCGCCTGCCGTGTGCCGGTGACTGGGTGCTGGTTCGGGTCTGGCCGGATGACCGGGTCACCGCCGAGGTGGTGCTGCCCCGGCGTACGGCGATCGTGCGCCGGACCGCCGGCAAGGCCGCCACCGGTCAGGTGCTGGCCGCCAACCTCGACGCCGCCGCGGTGGTCGAGCCGATGCACCCGACGCCGGACATGGCGCGGATCGAACGGATGCTCGCCCTGGCCTGGGCGTCCGGCGCCGAGCCGCTGGTGGTGCTGACCAAGTGTGACCTGGTGCCCGATCCGGCGGCGGTGGCCGCCCAGGTGGCCGAGGTGGCGCCCGGCGTACCGGTGCTGGCGGTGAGCGCGCAGACCGGCGCCGGGCTGGCGCAGCTGCGGCCACGGGTCGCCGCCGGCCTTACGCTGGCGCTGCTCGGCCCGTCCGGTGCGGGCAAGTCGACGCTGGTCAACGCGCTGGCGGGGGCGCCCGTGATGGTCACCCAGGGGATCCGGGGGGTGGACGGCAAGGGCCGGCACACCACCACGTACCGGGCGTTGATCCCGATTCCCGGCGGGGGAGCGGTGCTGGACACGCCGGGGATCCGCGCGGTGGGGCTGCTCGACGCGGCCGGTGGCCTGGACCACGCCTTCGTCGACGTGGCGGAGCTGGCCGCTGCCTGCCGGTTCGACGACTGCGCGCACCGGGTCGAGCCCGGCTGCGCGGTCCGGGCCGCGCTGGAGGACGGCGGGCTCAGCCCGCGCCGCTGGGAGAGCTGGTGCAAGCTGCAACGCGAGGTGGCGTTCGAGACCCGGCGCCGGGACGCCCGGCTGGCGGCCGAGGCGCGCGGCGGGCGGCGGCGCGGCCGGACGGATCGGCGGATCCGGCCGTAG
- a CDS encoding maleylpyruvate isomerase family mycothiol-dependent enzyme — protein sequence MTVDPLVLIAEVDRATERLLRTAGTLDQTTLAEPSRLPGWSRGHVLTHLARSADALVNLLTGARTGRNIPPYASVQARNADIDAGAGRPIAEQLDDLRAGAKRFAEAVAAMPVDAWAAVVRSHRGDRVAAVLVWTRLRELEVHHVDLAVGYEPVDWPEGFAQRLLNEAAGDLAGRDDVPPLVLEPTDAGRTLTVGPADAGPTVAGPAHLLAGWLIGRSTGAGLTVTPSGPLPTPPDWM from the coding sequence GTGACCGTTGACCCCCTGGTTCTGATCGCCGAGGTGGACCGCGCCACGGAGCGGCTGCTCCGTACCGCCGGCACGCTCGACCAAACCACCCTGGCCGAACCGTCGCGACTGCCCGGCTGGAGCCGCGGGCATGTGTTGACCCACCTCGCCCGCAGCGCCGACGCGCTGGTGAACCTGCTCACCGGTGCCCGGACCGGCCGCAACATCCCGCCGTACGCCAGCGTGCAGGCCCGCAACGCCGACATCGACGCGGGCGCCGGCCGCCCGATCGCGGAGCAGCTGGACGACCTGCGCGCCGGCGCCAAGCGGTTCGCCGAGGCGGTTGCCGCGATGCCCGTGGACGCCTGGGCGGCGGTGGTGCGGTCGCACCGCGGTGACCGGGTGGCGGCGGTGCTGGTCTGGACCCGGCTGCGTGAGCTTGAGGTGCACCACGTCGACCTCGCCGTCGGCTACGAGCCGGTCGACTGGCCCGAGGGCTTCGCCCAGCGGCTGCTCAACGAGGCGGCCGGCGACCTGGCCGGCCGCGACGACGTACCGCCGCTGGTGCTGGAGCCGACCGACGCCGGCCGCACCCTGACCGTCGGCCCGGCCGATGCCGGACCCACCGTCGCCGGCCCGGCGCACCTGCTCGCCGGCTGGCTGATCGGCCGGTCCACCGGTGCCGGGCTCACCGTCACCCCGAGCGGCCCCTTGCCCACCCCACCGGACTGGATGTAG
- a CDS encoding MBL fold metallo-hydrolase, producing MSYRGDVSPGGAPDVRDLDDLTITKVSVGPMENNAYLVRCRSTGDQVLIDAANEAPRLLELAGETGLSHVITTHRHMDHWVALEEVVAATGAISLAHTADAEGLPIDSETLVDGDTVRVGGCALEVIHLVGHTPGSIALLYSDPAGVPHLFTGDSLFPGGPGKTTDPAHFDSIMNDLESKVFDRLPDETWFYPGHGRDSTLGAERPSLGEWRARGW from the coding sequence ATGAGTTACCGCGGAGATGTCTCGCCCGGGGGCGCGCCCGACGTACGCGACCTGGACGATCTCACCATCACCAAGGTGTCGGTCGGGCCGATGGAGAACAACGCCTACCTGGTCCGCTGCCGCTCCACCGGCGACCAGGTGCTGATCGACGCGGCCAACGAGGCGCCCCGGCTGCTGGAGCTGGCCGGCGAGACCGGGCTCAGCCACGTGATCACCACGCACCGGCACATGGACCACTGGGTGGCGTTGGAGGAGGTGGTGGCGGCCACCGGCGCGATCAGCCTGGCCCACACCGCCGACGCCGAGGGCCTGCCGATCGACTCGGAGACGCTGGTCGACGGCGACACCGTACGGGTCGGTGGCTGCGCGCTGGAGGTGATCCACCTGGTCGGACACACGCCGGGCTCGATCGCGCTGCTCTACAGCGATCCGGCCGGCGTCCCGCACCTGTTCACCGGCGACAGTTTGTTTCCCGGTGGACCAGGCAAAACGACCGATCCGGCACATTTCGACAGCATCATGAACGACCTGGAGAGCAAGGTCTTCGACCGGCTGCCGGACGAAACCTGGTTCTACCCCGGTCACGGCCGCGACTCGACCCTCGGCGCGGAGCGCCCGTCGCTCGGGGAGTGGCGGGCCCGCGGCTGGTAG
- a CDS encoding type II toxin-antitoxin system PemK/MazF family toxin, protein MNRGEIWTVGDPSQVRYRVIVLSGDAHNDRPSASPYCAPIVRQRGSAELPPFVVPLAEPDPMTGVVVVNRMRRVPAVAGVERVGMATGASMSRIGEALKDLFEL, encoded by the coding sequence GTGAACCGCGGTGAGATCTGGACCGTGGGTGATCCCAGTCAGGTGCGCTACCGGGTGATCGTGCTCTCCGGTGACGCGCACAACGATCGGCCGAGCGCGTCGCCGTACTGCGCGCCGATCGTCCGCCAGCGCGGCTCTGCGGAACTGCCGCCGTTTGTCGTACCGCTGGCCGAGCCCGACCCGATGACCGGGGTGGTGGTGGTCAACCGGATGCGCCGGGTGCCGGCCGTCGCCGGTGTCGAGCGGGTCGGCATGGCCACCGGGGCGAGCATGTCCCGGATCGGCGAGGCGTTGAAGGACCTCTTCGAACTCTGA
- a CDS encoding YgjV family protein: MNWLDIIGWLGSAVLVWSLLQTRVLRLRALNLVGSLVLIGYNAALQVWPGVGLNVVIAVINIWYLRRMLATRHDERTYEVVEVGTGDGFLAHTLRVHGADIARFNPGFEWHGTEPDRTAFLVVRADEVVGVVLVDGRESGVARIELDYVTQRFRDFTPGEFVYRRSRLFTDRGFRRVVSPPAMVAPYYDRLGFRRDGDSWVLDLPPVNSAAGARPSD; this comes from the coding sequence GTGAATTGGCTGGACATCATCGGTTGGCTCGGCTCCGCAGTGCTGGTCTGGTCCCTGTTGCAGACCCGGGTACTGCGGCTGCGCGCACTGAACCTGGTCGGCTCCCTGGTGCTGATCGGCTACAACGCCGCCCTACAGGTCTGGCCGGGGGTCGGGCTGAACGTGGTGATCGCGGTGATCAACATCTGGTACCTGCGCCGGATGCTCGCCACCCGGCACGACGAGCGGACCTACGAGGTGGTCGAGGTCGGCACCGGCGACGGCTTCCTGGCCCACACGCTGCGCGTACACGGCGCCGACATCGCCCGGTTCAACCCGGGCTTCGAGTGGCACGGCACCGAGCCGGACCGGACGGCCTTCCTGGTCGTACGCGCCGACGAGGTGGTCGGCGTGGTCCTGGTCGACGGACGGGAGAGCGGCGTGGCCCGAATCGAGCTGGACTACGTGACCCAGCGGTTCCGGGACTTCACCCCCGGCGAGTTCGTCTACCGACGCAGCCGGCTGTTCACCGACCGGGGCTTCCGCCGGGTGGTCAGCCCGCCCGCGATGGTGGCGCCGTACTACGACCGGCTCGGCTTCCGGCGCGACGGCGACTCGTGGGTCCTCGACCTGCCACCGGTCAACTCAGCAGCTGGAGCACGTCCATCCGACTGA
- a CDS encoding class I SAM-dependent methyltransferase — translation MTRRTAGPLADLETKISATGADGLDRLRLVEVPFVPEVRLHLAEDAIVWWARMEAEAGAVLAPPYWASAWPGGQALARYVLDHPEAVTGLRVLDLAAGSGLAAIAAGLAGAATVIANDIDPYALAVIGMNARANEVEVDQADGDLLDGDGFAADLVLAGDVFYRRALADRMLPFLERAAARGARVLVGDPGRVYLPADRFRVLASYHGSASDSVEDAEISRMDVLQLLS, via the coding sequence GTGACGAGACGGACGGCGGGACCGCTAGCCGATCTCGAAACCAAGATCTCCGCGACCGGTGCCGATGGCCTGGACCGGCTCCGGCTGGTCGAGGTTCCGTTCGTGCCCGAGGTACGCCTGCACCTGGCCGAGGACGCCATCGTCTGGTGGGCCAGGATGGAGGCCGAGGCCGGGGCGGTGCTGGCGCCGCCGTACTGGGCGTCGGCGTGGCCGGGTGGGCAGGCCCTGGCCCGGTACGTGCTGGACCATCCCGAGGCGGTCACCGGTCTGCGCGTACTCGACCTGGCGGCCGGGTCCGGGCTCGCCGCGATCGCCGCCGGGCTGGCCGGGGCGGCGACGGTGATCGCCAACGACATCGACCCGTACGCGCTGGCTGTGATCGGGATGAACGCGCGGGCGAACGAGGTCGAGGTGGACCAGGCCGACGGCGATCTGCTCGACGGCGACGGCTTCGCGGCGGACCTGGTCCTGGCCGGTGACGTCTTCTACCGCCGGGCCCTGGCCGACCGGATGCTGCCGTTCCTGGAGCGGGCCGCCGCGCGGGGGGCCAGGGTGCTGGTCGGCGATCCCGGTCGGGTCTACCTACCGGCGGACCGGTTCCGGGTGCTGGCCAGCTACCACGGTTCGGCCAGCGACTCGGTCGAGGACGCGGAGATCAGTCGGATGGACGTGCTCCAGCTGCTGAGTTGA
- a CDS encoding cold-shock protein codes for MATGTVKWFNSEKGFGFIEQDGGGPDVFVHYSAIDSQGYRELNEGQQVEFEVTQGQKGPQAANVRPR; via the coding sequence ATGGCAACCGGCACCGTGAAGTGGTTCAACTCAGAAAAGGGCTTCGGCTTCATCGAGCAGGACGGCGGAGGACCGGACGTCTTCGTCCACTACTCCGCCATCGACAGCCAGGGCTACCGGGAGCTCAACGAGGGTCAGCAGGTCGAGTTCGAGGTGACCCAGGGGCAGAAGGGTCCGCAGGCGGCGAATGTCCGGCCGCGCTGA
- a CDS encoding DedA family protein codes for MADWLTQLGELPAALYLAGLGVIMLLDTIPLVGVLVPGDIAVLAVVGTGRPGGPAGAYLSVIAGCVVGWSLSFLAGRLFGDRIRHGRIGAWIGEARWAAAEGILHRGGGRMVMVAPFLPVFNALLPLAAGGLRMSYRRFVSCAALGAALWAGLYVLLGTAANSLGGLLPGESFTMIATVGIGLTVGWVVLYGARRRWLSAAGHSPPADPSAPGSPRTRPADPR; via the coding sequence ATGGCGGACTGGTTGACGCAGCTCGGTGAGCTGCCGGCCGCGCTGTACCTGGCGGGGCTCGGCGTGATCATGTTGCTGGACACGATCCCGCTGGTGGGCGTGCTGGTGCCCGGCGACATCGCGGTGCTCGCCGTGGTGGGCACCGGCCGACCGGGCGGACCCGCCGGTGCCTACCTCAGCGTGATTGCCGGCTGCGTGGTCGGCTGGTCGTTGAGCTTCCTCGCCGGCCGGCTGTTCGGCGACCGGATCCGGCACGGCCGGATCGGAGCCTGGATCGGCGAGGCGAGGTGGGCCGCCGCCGAGGGCATCCTGCACCGCGGTGGCGGCCGGATGGTGATGGTGGCCCCGTTCCTGCCGGTGTTCAACGCGTTGCTGCCACTGGCCGCCGGCGGTCTACGAATGTCCTACCGCCGCTTCGTCTCCTGTGCGGCACTCGGTGCCGCGCTCTGGGCCGGGCTGTACGTGCTGCTGGGCACAGCGGCGAACTCACTCGGTGGACTGTTGCCCGGAGAGTCGTTCACGATGATCGCGACGGTCGGAATCGGCCTGACCGTCGGCTGGGTGGTGCTGTACGGTGCCCGCCGCCGTTGGCTCAGCGCGGCCGGACATTCGCCGCCTGCGGACCCTTCTGCCCCTGGGTCACCTCGAACTCGACCTGCTGACCCTCGTTGA
- a CDS encoding NAD(P)/FAD-dependent oxidoreductase has product MDADFLIIGGGIAGASAGYHLAAYGRVVLLEMEQVTGYHATGRSAALFSEYYGGPVVRALASASRSFLDGPPPGFCAAPLLTPRGMLALCPAGGDASFDAALADELAAPTPAREIDPAEVRSYCPIIRPGRYHRAMVRPATQDIDVDALHQGFLRGIRAGGGRVVRSARVRELGPVVGGWRAETDAGPFTGGQVVNAAGAWADQVAELAGVRPVGLTPLRRTAFLVDLPDGVSAHRWPMVSDVAETFYFKPESGRLLISPADATPTPAGDVRPDDLDVAVGAARVEEATTLTIRRVHRAWAGLRTAAADDVPVVGRSADAEGFLWLAGLSGYGMQIAPSVGRLLAALATGATPPDPGIDPALVAPDRLH; this is encoded by the coding sequence GTGGACGCTGACTTCCTCATCATCGGCGGTGGGATAGCCGGCGCCAGCGCGGGCTACCATCTGGCCGCGTACGGGCGGGTGGTCCTGCTGGAGATGGAGCAGGTCACCGGCTACCACGCGACCGGGCGTTCGGCCGCGTTGTTCTCCGAGTACTACGGCGGTCCGGTGGTGCGGGCGTTGGCCTCGGCCAGCCGGTCCTTCCTGGATGGTCCGCCGCCGGGCTTCTGCGCTGCCCCGCTGCTCACCCCGCGCGGGATGCTGGCGCTCTGCCCGGCCGGTGGGGACGCCAGCTTCGACGCGGCACTGGCCGACGAACTCGCCGCGCCGACCCCGGCCCGCGAGATCGACCCGGCCGAGGTGCGGTCGTACTGTCCGATCATCCGGCCCGGCCGCTACCACCGGGCGATGGTCCGCCCGGCCACGCAGGACATCGACGTGGACGCGCTGCACCAGGGCTTCCTGCGGGGCATCCGGGCGGGCGGCGGGCGGGTGGTGCGGTCGGCCCGGGTCCGGGAGCTGGGCCCGGTGGTCGGCGGCTGGCGGGCGGAGACGGACGCCGGGCCTTTCACCGGTGGGCAGGTGGTCAACGCCGCCGGTGCCTGGGCCGACCAGGTGGCCGAGCTGGCCGGGGTACGCCCGGTCGGCCTGACCCCGCTGCGGCGGACCGCGTTCCTGGTGGACCTGCCGGACGGGGTCAGCGCGCACCGGTGGCCGATGGTGTCGGACGTGGCGGAGACGTTCTACTTCAAGCCGGAGTCGGGCCGGCTGCTGATCTCGCCGGCCGACGCCACCCCGACCCCGGCGGGTGACGTCCGCCCCGACGACCTCGACGTCGCGGTCGGCGCGGCCAGGGTGGAGGAGGCCACCACCCTGACCATCCGGCGGGTGCACCGCGCCTGGGCCGGGCTGCGCACGGCGGCCGCCGACGACGTGCCGGTGGTCGGCCGGTCCGCGGACGCGGAGGGTTTTCTCTGGCTGGCCGGCCTGAGCGGGTACGGCATGCAGATCGCCCCGAGCGTCGGCCGCCTGCTCGCGGCCCTGGCCACCGGGGCCACCCCGCCCGACCCGGGCATCGACCCGGCCCTCGTCGCACCCGACCGCCTGCACTGA
- a CDS encoding NAD-dependent epimerase/dehydratase family protein, with product MERTALVIGATGQVGRATVRALVRDGWQVRAGSRGGRGGPLWPLDWHVHPVPLDRENDDELAEAVGDGCDLVVDTVAYGARHARQLIGLSDRIGSAVVVSSAAVYLDDRGLGFGADGVTFPVPIAETQPTVVAETGDYAAEKAALERELLAAGAILPTTLLRAGAIHGPHSVHPREWHFVKRALDRRPARVLAYGGESRFHPVSTANLAELVRLAAAEPGARVLNAADPEAPTVREIGAAIHSVLDHSADEVLIDGPSPAPPVGETPWSTANPVVLDMSVAQRQLGYRPVTDYLGSLPETVSWLVDAARERDWRTVFTDLLEYRTDYFDYAAEDAWLARHR from the coding sequence ATGGAGAGGACTGCGTTGGTCATCGGAGCGACCGGCCAGGTCGGCCGGGCGACCGTACGAGCGTTGGTGCGGGACGGGTGGCAGGTGCGGGCCGGGTCCCGGGGCGGCCGCGGCGGGCCACTGTGGCCGCTCGACTGGCACGTGCACCCGGTCCCGCTCGACCGGGAGAACGACGACGAGTTGGCCGAGGCGGTCGGCGACGGTTGTGACCTGGTGGTCGACACGGTCGCGTACGGTGCCCGGCACGCCCGGCAACTGATCGGGCTGTCCGACCGGATCGGCTCGGCGGTGGTGGTCTCCAGCGCCGCGGTCTACCTCGACGACCGGGGGCTGGGGTTCGGTGCCGACGGGGTGACCTTCCCCGTGCCGATCGCCGAGACCCAGCCGACCGTCGTCGCGGAGACCGGCGACTACGCGGCCGAGAAGGCCGCGCTGGAGCGGGAACTGCTCGCCGCCGGGGCGATCCTGCCCACCACCCTGCTGCGCGCCGGGGCCATCCACGGCCCGCACAGCGTGCACCCGCGCGAGTGGCACTTCGTCAAGCGGGCGCTGGACCGTCGGCCAGCCAGGGTGCTCGCGTACGGCGGGGAGAGCCGGTTCCACCCGGTCTCGACCGCCAACCTGGCCGAGCTGGTCCGGCTGGCCGCGGCCGAGCCGGGGGCCAGGGTGCTCAACGCCGCCGATCCGGAGGCGCCGACCGTACGGGAGATCGGCGCCGCCATCCACTCCGTGCTCGACCACTCGGCCGACGAGGTGCTGATCGACGGGCCCTCGCCGGCACCGCCGGTGGGCGAGACGCCCTGGTCGACGGCGAACCCGGTGGTGCTGGACATGAGCGTGGCCCAGCGGCAGCTCGGCTACCGCCCGGTCACCGACTACCTCGGGTCGCTGCCGGAGACGGTGAGCTGGCTGGTGGACGCCGCCCGGGAGCGGGACTGGCGCACGGTGTTCACCGACCTGCTGGAGTACCGGACCGACTACTTCGACTACGCCGCCGAGGACGCCTGGCTGGCCCGGCACCGCTGA